From Streptomyces sp. CMB-StM0423, a single genomic window includes:
- a CDS encoding FtsX-like permease family protein: MSGGLPGAGARARTNGLARAALRFRPAGFAGTFVALMMAALIVSACGILLETGVRASVPPERYANAPVVVAADQRAHMTVGSGDGAYDASEQVPDRARVRAELAVRVASAEGVAAAVPDVTFPARLAAGEGAPDGSALTAQGWGSHAFTGTALTAGAAPGADEVVLDRATARAAGADVGDTIALVLPSGQQEFRVSGIAAAAADTPAAGGAAYLAEDAAARAAGHPGRFDAVAVLAAEGVGAGQLADAVRGAVGDRAEVHTGDGRGGVEDTGVAAAEELLTGLGGSFGGIAATVAVFTAAGTVALSVAQRKREFALLRAIGATPRQIRRSVAAEALLVAPVAGLAGLLPGIGLAAWWFGQLKDRDAVPAAVDLHVSFIPLAVAVGTALLSALVAGWAASRRPAKTKPGQALTEASVERLRPGIVRTVLGLGAVTGGILLSGVAARSAGDDAAEAALGVVMLFMLAVALLGPLIARLAAGLFGLPLRAGDASAELAAANSRTNARRLASAITPIVLATAFASVLVFMHTSEDHATATQQRAGVTADHVVTHPEGLPADAAERAARQPGVDAAVGVLRAEVLVPVGGWGDRWLQGATAQGVSGDGLARVQDLDVRDGALDRLPEPGTVALDENLARSAGAGVGERVELRLPDGTSEKAEVVATYGRGLGLAQVTLDRAALAGHVSAGYDTDLLVSGGRAADLGALGGAGTAVTDAAGYAQQQDVDRSLNRWANFTMAGVLGGFAAVAALNTLVMTVLDRRRELGMLRLIGSTRRQVLGMIRWEGLLVGVAGLVLGGAIAAATLVPMVRGITGGDPYLPPLTVAAFTAGAVGLGLLGTVLPARAALRRAEPAG, from the coding sequence CGGCGACGGCGCCTACGACGCCTCGGAGCAGGTGCCGGACCGGGCCCGGGTGCGGGCTGAGCTGGCGGTGCGCGTCGCGTCCGCGGAGGGTGTCGCGGCGGCGGTCCCTGACGTCACGTTCCCGGCCCGGCTGGCGGCCGGGGAGGGCGCGCCGGACGGCTCCGCGCTCACCGCACAGGGCTGGGGCTCCCACGCCTTCACCGGCACCGCGCTCACGGCGGGCGCGGCGCCGGGGGCCGACGAGGTGGTCCTGGACCGGGCGACGGCCCGCGCGGCGGGCGCGGACGTGGGGGACACCATCGCGCTCGTACTCCCGTCGGGACAGCAGGAGTTCCGCGTCTCCGGCATCGCGGCCGCAGCGGCGGACACACCCGCCGCGGGCGGCGCCGCGTACCTCGCCGAGGATGCCGCCGCCCGGGCCGCCGGGCATCCGGGGCGGTTCGACGCCGTCGCCGTGCTGGCCGCCGAGGGGGTCGGCGCCGGGCAGCTCGCCGACGCCGTGCGCGGCGCCGTGGGGGACCGGGCCGAGGTGCACACCGGGGACGGGCGCGGGGGCGTCGAGGACACCGGGGTCGCGGCGGCCGAGGAGCTGCTGACCGGGCTCGGCGGCTCGTTCGGCGGCATCGCCGCCACCGTCGCCGTCTTCACCGCCGCGGGCACCGTCGCGCTCTCCGTGGCGCAGCGCAAGCGCGAGTTCGCCCTGCTCCGGGCCATCGGCGCCACCCCGCGGCAGATCCGCCGCTCCGTGGCCGCCGAGGCACTGCTCGTCGCACCCGTCGCCGGGCTCGCCGGGCTGCTGCCCGGCATCGGGCTCGCCGCCTGGTGGTTCGGCCAGCTCAAGGACCGCGACGCCGTACCGGCCGCCGTCGACCTGCACGTCTCGTTCATCCCGCTCGCCGTCGCCGTGGGCACGGCCCTGCTCAGCGCGCTGGTCGCCGGCTGGGCGGCCTCCCGCCGCCCCGCGAAGACCAAGCCCGGCCAGGCGCTCACCGAGGCGTCCGTGGAGCGGCTGCGCCCCGGGATCGTCCGCACGGTCCTCGGGCTCGGCGCCGTCACCGGCGGCATCCTGCTCAGCGGCGTCGCCGCCCGCTCCGCCGGCGACGACGCGGCCGAGGCGGCGCTCGGCGTCGTGATGCTCTTCATGCTCGCCGTCGCCCTCCTGGGCCCGCTGATCGCGCGGCTGGCCGCCGGGCTGTTCGGCCTGCCGCTGCGCGCCGGCGACGCCAGCGCGGAGCTGGCCGCCGCCAACTCCCGTACGAACGCCCGCCGGCTGGCCTCCGCGATCACCCCGATCGTGCTGGCGACGGCCTTCGCCTCGGTGCTGGTCTTCATGCACACCAGCGAGGACCACGCCACCGCGACCCAGCAGCGCGCCGGCGTCACGGCCGACCACGTCGTCACCCACCCCGAAGGGCTGCCCGCCGACGCCGCCGAGCGCGCGGCGCGGCAGCCCGGGGTGGACGCGGCGGTGGGCGTGCTGCGCGCGGAGGTGCTGGTACCGGTCGGCGGCTGGGGCGACCGGTGGCTCCAGGGCGCGACGGCGCAGGGTGTCTCCGGCGACGGGCTCGCCCGCGTCCAGGACCTCGACGTCCGCGACGGCGCCCTGGACCGGCTGCCGGAGCCCGGCACGGTGGCGCTCGACGAGAACCTGGCCCGCTCGGCGGGCGCCGGGGTCGGCGAGCGCGTCGAACTGCGGCTGCCGGACGGCACGTCGGAGAAGGCCGAGGTGGTGGCCACGTACGGGCGCGGCCTCGGGCTCGCCCAGGTGACGCTCGACCGCGCGGCGCTGGCCGGGCACGTCTCCGCCGGGTACGACACGGACCTGCTGGTCAGCGGCGGCCGTGCCGCCGACCTCGGCGCCCTGGGCGGGGCGGGCACCGCGGTGACCGACGCGGCCGGCTACGCGCAGCAGCAGGACGTCGACCGCAGCCTCAACCGCTGGGCGAACTTCACCATGGCCGGCGTCCTCGGGGGCTTCGCCGCCGTCGCTGCGCTCAACACCCTCGTCATGACCGTGCTGGACCGGCGCCGCGAGTTGGGGATGCTGCGGCTGATCGGCTCCACCCGGCGGCAGGTGCTGGGCATGATCCGCTGGGAGGGGCTGCTCGTCGGGGTCGCCGGCCTGGTGCTGGGCGGGGCGATCGCGGCGGCGACGCTGGTGCCGATGGTCCGCGGGATCACCGGCGGGGATCCGTACCTGCCGCCGCTGACGGTCGCCGCGTTCACGGCGGGGGCCGTGGGGCTGGGGCTCCTGGGCACCGTGCTGCCGGCCCGCGCGGCGCTGCGGCGGGCGGAGCCGGCGGGCTGA
- a CDS encoding acyltransferase family protein, which yields MTHLPQTAARPAGDSGKPKTRDPFFDNAKYLAIVLVALGHAWEPLRDDSRAASALYMLVYSFHMPAFILISGYMSRSFDLGRPGRVQRLVTGVLVPYVIFETAYTFFNRWAGDVPGYRISILDPWYLTWFLIALFVWRMTTPLWKAVRWPVPLALLIAIAASMSDTVGNDLDLQRVLQFMPFFVLGLMLKPEHFDLVRRPEVRLLSVPVGLMAAVVAYWAVPRMNAGWFYHRDSAQELGAPIWAGPVMTFAMFGCALVLTACFLAWVPRRTMWFTVLGAGTLYGYLLHGFLAKGSRFWGWYDNDFAHTPLGAVAVTAIAAVIVTVLCTPPVRQMFRWAMEPKMNWLFKSDGGEGRRGSPRSEPAAEHAPERERAAATR from the coding sequence GTGACCCACCTGCCGCAGACCGCGGCTCGTCCGGCCGGCGATTCCGGCAAGCCGAAGACCCGCGACCCTTTCTTCGACAACGCAAAGTACCTGGCCATCGTGCTGGTCGCACTCGGCCACGCGTGGGAGCCGCTGCGCGACGACAGCCGCGCCGCGTCCGCGCTCTACATGCTCGTCTACTCGTTTCACATGCCGGCCTTCATCCTCATCTCCGGCTATATGTCCCGCTCGTTCGACCTCGGCCGCCCGGGGCGCGTGCAGCGGCTGGTCACCGGCGTCCTCGTGCCGTACGTGATCTTCGAGACCGCCTACACGTTCTTCAACCGCTGGGCGGGCGACGTCCCCGGCTACCGCATCAGCATCCTCGATCCGTGGTACCTGACGTGGTTCCTCATCGCGCTGTTCGTCTGGCGGATGACGACACCGCTGTGGAAGGCGGTGCGCTGGCCGGTGCCGCTGGCCCTGCTCATCGCCATCGCCGCGTCCATGAGCGACACCGTCGGCAACGACCTCGACCTCCAGCGCGTGCTGCAGTTCATGCCCTTCTTCGTCCTCGGTCTGATGCTCAAACCGGAGCACTTCGACCTGGTGCGCCGGCCTGAGGTACGGCTGCTGTCCGTGCCCGTGGGCCTGATGGCCGCGGTCGTCGCGTACTGGGCGGTGCCGCGGATGAACGCCGGCTGGTTCTACCACCGTGACTCCGCACAGGAGTTGGGCGCGCCCATCTGGGCGGGTCCGGTGATGACGTTCGCGATGTTCGGCTGCGCGCTGGTGCTCACGGCGTGCTTCCTGGCCTGGGTGCCGCGGCGCACGATGTGGTTCACCGTGCTGGGCGCCGGCACGCTGTACGGCTACCTGCTGCACGGGTTCCTCGCCAAGGGCTCGCGCTTCTGGGGCTGGTACGACAACGACTTCGCGCACACGCCGCTGGGCGCCGTCGCCGTCACGGCGATCGCGGCCGTGATCGTCACGGTGCTGTGCACCCCGCCGGTGCGGCAGATGTTCCGGTGGGCCATGGAGCCGAAGATGAACTGGCTGTTCAAGTCCGACGGCGGCGAAGGGCGCCGCGGCTCGCCGCGCTCGGAGCCGGCGGCGGAGCACGCCCCCGAGCGGGAGCGGGCGGCCGCCACCCGCTGA
- the tig gene encoding trigger factor, producing MKSAVETLNPTRVRLTVEVPFEELKPSLDAAYKKINQQVTVPGFRKGKIPARIIDQRFGRGAVLEEAVNDALPKLYEDAVNEGDLKPLGRPEVDITELKDNETLTFTAEVDIRPEFEIPDYSGISVEVDAIEVPDEDVDKSVEQLRERFASTTPVERAAAEGDVVTIDLEASVDGEVLDDGVASGVTYTIGSGELLDGIDEAVTGLESGGSATFASELKGGSAAGQEAQVKVDVTQVAERELPELDDEFAQMASEFDTLEEMRADSRKRLEQMKRYDQAQQAQEKVLDELLGLVEIPVPEKLLEEEISTRRHNLENHQLAQMGMDLEGYLKLQEKTAEEFETELKEQAERGIRTQFVLDELVGKEQVNVGQEELTEHLMRRAQSSGMSPDQFAQAVVEGGQVPVLVGEVARGKALAVVVEAATIKDTNGEPVDLSDEDETAETVEATSDEPPATGDAAAAADAEATEEKPEKAEA from the coding sequence GTGAAGAGCGCCGTGGAGACCCTGAACCCGACCCGGGTTCGGCTCACTGTCGAGGTGCCCTTCGAGGAGCTCAAGCCCAGCCTCGACGCGGCGTACAAGAAGATCAACCAGCAGGTCACCGTGCCGGGCTTCCGCAAGGGCAAGATCCCGGCCCGCATCATCGACCAGCGGTTCGGTCGCGGCGCCGTCCTTGAGGAGGCCGTCAACGACGCGCTGCCGAAGCTCTACGAGGACGCCGTCAACGAGGGCGACCTCAAGCCGCTGGGCCGGCCCGAGGTCGACATCACCGAACTGAAGGACAACGAGACGCTGACCTTCACCGCCGAGGTCGACATCCGCCCCGAGTTCGAGATCCCGGACTACTCCGGCATCAGCGTCGAGGTCGACGCCATCGAGGTGCCCGACGAGGACGTCGACAAGTCGGTCGAGCAGCTCCGCGAGCGCTTCGCCTCCACCACGCCGGTGGAGCGGGCCGCGGCGGAGGGCGACGTCGTCACCATCGACCTGGAGGCGAGCGTCGACGGCGAGGTGCTGGACGACGGCGTCGCCAGCGGCGTGACGTACACGATCGGCTCCGGCGAACTGCTCGACGGCATCGACGAGGCCGTCACGGGCCTGGAGTCCGGCGGCTCCGCGACCTTCGCCTCCGAGCTGAAGGGCGGCTCCGCGGCGGGCCAGGAGGCGCAGGTCAAGGTCGACGTCACGCAGGTCGCCGAGCGCGAGCTGCCGGAGCTGGACGACGAATTCGCCCAGATGGCCAGCGAGTTCGACACGCTGGAGGAGATGCGGGCGGACAGCCGCAAGCGGCTGGAGCAGATGAAGCGCTACGACCAGGCGCAGCAGGCCCAGGAGAAGGTGCTGGACGAGCTGCTCGGCCTGGTGGAGATCCCGGTCCCGGAGAAGCTGCTGGAGGAGGAGATCTCCACCCGCCGGCACAACCTGGAGAACCACCAGTTGGCGCAGATGGGCATGGACCTGGAGGGCTACCTGAAGCTCCAGGAGAAGACCGCCGAGGAGTTCGAGACCGAGCTCAAGGAGCAGGCGGAGCGCGGCATCCGCACGCAGTTCGTCCTCGACGAGCTGGTGGGCAAGGAGCAGGTGAACGTCGGCCAGGAAGAGCTGACCGAGCACCTGATGCGCCGCGCCCAGTCCTCGGGCATGAGCCCGGACCAGTTCGCCCAGGCGGTCGTCGAGGGCGGCCAGGTCCCGGTCCTGGTCGGCGAGGTCGCCCGCGGCAAGGCCCTGGCGGTCGTGGTGGAAGCCGCGACGATCAAGGACACGAACGGCGAGCCGGTGGACCTCTCGGACGAGGACGAGACCGCGGAGACGGTCGAGGCCACGTCGGACGAGCCCCCGGCCACCGGGGACGCGGCGGCCGCGGCGGACGCCGAGGCGACCGAAGAGAAGCCGGAGAAGGCAGAAGCCTGA